In Thunnus thynnus chromosome 11, fThuThy2.1, whole genome shotgun sequence, the following proteins share a genomic window:
- the slc40a1 gene encoding solute carrier family 40 member 1, with the protein MENSGRQRTCCESIRDFFTSAKFLIYMGHALSTWGDRMWNFAVAVFLVELYGNSLLLTAVYGLVVAGSVLLLGAIIGDWVDRNPRLKVAQTSLLVQNSCVIVCGILLMVVFQFKEELVKLYDGWVLTTCYILVITIANIANLASTATSITIQRDWVVVVAGQDSSKLADMNATVRIIDQLTNILAPMLVGQIMAFGSHFIGCGFISGWNLCSMCVEYALLWKVYQKTPALAAKAGQKEEQQELKQLSPTKDPENGQSPEESSQPLMNETSVVTKADSPKQQGCCYQVSEPLRTLKAGWVAYYNQNIFFAGMSLAFLYMTVLGFDCITTGYAYTQGLNGSVLSLLMGASAVSGICGTVAFTWIRKKCGLIRTGFISGIAQLTCLIMCVVSVFAPGSPFDLTVSPFKDLYTHLIGEKTLPEADHSLTSFLTGGNATTTPAPAEEQPPLQSYLSVSLLFAGVIAARIGLWSFDLTVTQLIQENVIESERGVINGVQNSMNYLLDLLHFIMVILAPNPEAFGLLVIISVSFVAMGHIMYFRFAFKSLGSRLFLCFSPEQKVETDSPSLPTTV; encoded by the exons ATGGAAAACTCTGGACGTCAGAGGACATGCTGTG AATCTATCCGAGACTTCTTCACTTCAGCTAAATTCCTTATTTATATGGGACATGCACTGTCAACATGG GGTGACCGAATGTGGAACTTCGCCGTGGCAGTTTTCCTGGTAGAGCTGTATGGAAACAGCCTGCTGCTCACCGCCGTGTACGGGCTGGTGGTGGCGGGCTCCGTGCTGCTTCTGGGGGCCATCATCGGGGACTGGGTGGACAGAAACCCCAGACTCAAAg TGGCTCAGACATCGCTGCTGGTCCAGAACAGTTGCGTCATCGTGTGCGGGATCCTCCTGATGGTTGTTTTCCAGTTTAAAGAAGAGCTTGTGAAGCTTTACGATGGATGGGTTCTG aCTACCTGCTACATTCTGGTGATCACCATCGCCAACATCGCCAACCTGGCCAGCACGGCTACATCCATCACCATCCAGAGGGACTGGGTGGTGGTTGTGGCCGGTCAGGACAGCAGCAAGTTGGCAG ACATGAACGCCACGGTGCGGATTATCGACCAGCTGACCAACATCCTGGCTCCCATGCTGGTGGGCCAGATCATGGCCTTTGGCTCCCATTTCATTGGCTGCGGCTTCATCTCCGGCTGGAACCTGTGCTCCATGTGTGTGGAGTACGCGCTGCTGTGGAAGGTCTACCAGAAGACGCCGGCGTTGGCCGCGAAAGCCGGACAaaaggaggagcagcaggagctcAAACAACTCAGCCCAACGaaag aCCCGGAGAACGGCCAGAGTCCTGAGGAGTCGTCCCAGCCGCTGATGAATGAAACCTCAGTGGTGACCAAGGCCGACTCTCCCAAACAGCAAGGCTGTTGCTATCAGGTGTCTGAACCTCTTCGCACCTTGAAGGCCGGCTGGGTCGCCTACTACAACCAGAACATCTTCTTCGCTGGCATGTCCCTGGCTTTCCTCTACATGACTGTTCTGGGCTTCGACTGCATCACCACGGGCTACGCCTACACTCAGGGCCTCAACGGCTCGGTGCTCAGCCTGCTGATGGGGGCCTCGGCCGTCTCGGGCATCTGCGGCACCGTCGCCTTCACTTGGATTCGCAAGAAATGCGGCCTGATCCGTACGGGCTTCATCTCAGGCATCGCCCAGCTCACCTGCCTTATAATGTGCGTCGTCTCCGTCTTCGCTCCCGGGAGCCCCTTCGACCTCACTGTCTCGCCCTTCAAGGACCTTTACACCCACCTGATCGGAGAGAAGACGCTGCCCGAGGCTGACCACAGCCTCACCAGCTTTCTTACCGGCGGCAACGCTACAACTACTCCTGCACCGGCTGAAgagcagccacctctgcagtccTACCTGTCTGTTAGTCTGCTGTTCGCTGGCGTCATTGCTGCTAGAATTG GTCTGTGGTCTTTTGACCTGACAGTGACGCAGCTCATCCAGGAGAATGTGATTGAGTCGGAGCGAGGTGTGATCAACGGCGTCCAGAACTCCATGAATTACCTCTTAGACCTGCTGCACTTCATCATGGTGATTCTGGCTCCTAACCCAGAGGCCTTCGGGCTGCTGGTCATCATCTCTGTCTCCTTCGTGGCCATGGGTCACATCATGTACTTTCGGTTTGCCTTCAAGAGCCTGGGCAGCCGCCTCTTCCTTTGCTTCTcgccggagcagaaggtggagACGGACAGCCCCTCACTTCCTACCACCGTCTAA